A stretch of Janibacter endophyticus DNA encodes these proteins:
- a CDS encoding 4-hydroxy-3-methylbut-2-enyl diphosphate reductase — MSDTKKVLLAAPRGYCAGVDRAVVTVERALELYGPPVYVRKEIVHNKHVVTTLEKRGAIFVEETDEVPEGATVVFSAHGVAPVVHEEAKALSLKTIDATCPLVTKVHREAVRFADDDFDILLIGHEGHEEVIGTAGEAPEHITLVDGPDDVENVTVRDPEKVVWLSQTTLSVDETMETVRRLREKFPQLQDPPSDDICYATQNRQLAVKQMAQDCDLMIVVGSRNSSNSVRLVEVAVDHGSRAGYLVDYADEIDEAWLDGVRTVGVTSGASVPEILVREVLEYLAARGYEDVQPVVAAEESLLFALPIELRRDLKAAGLSDKMKHDAGSLADAGQLH; from the coding sequence ATGTCTGACACCAAGAAGGTCCTGCTCGCGGCGCCCCGCGGCTACTGCGCCGGCGTCGACCGCGCCGTCGTCACCGTCGAGCGGGCGCTCGAGCTCTACGGCCCCCCGGTGTACGTCCGCAAGGAGATCGTCCACAACAAGCACGTCGTGACGACGCTGGAGAAGAGGGGTGCGATCTTCGTCGAGGAGACCGACGAGGTGCCCGAGGGCGCGACCGTCGTCTTCTCCGCCCACGGGGTCGCCCCCGTCGTCCACGAGGAGGCCAAGGCCCTCTCGCTCAAGACGATCGACGCGACCTGCCCGCTCGTGACGAAGGTCCACCGTGAGGCCGTGCGCTTCGCCGACGACGACTTCGACATCCTGCTCATCGGCCACGAGGGCCACGAGGAGGTCATCGGCACCGCCGGTGAGGCGCCTGAGCACATCACGCTCGTCGACGGTCCCGACGACGTCGAGAACGTCACCGTCCGCGACCCCGAGAAGGTCGTCTGGCTGTCCCAGACCACGCTCTCGGTCGACGAGACGATGGAGACGGTCCGCCGGCTGCGCGAGAAGTTCCCCCAGCTGCAGGACCCGCCGAGCGACGACATCTGCTACGCCACCCAGAACCGTCAGCTCGCGGTCAAGCAGATGGCGCAGGACTGCGACCTCATGATCGTCGTCGGATCGCGCAACTCCTCCAACTCCGTGCGCCTCGTCGAGGTCGCGGTCGACCACGGCTCCCGCGCGGGGTACCTCGTCGACTACGCCGACGAGATCGACGAGGCCTGGCTCGACGGCGTCCGGACGGTCGGCGTCACCTCCGGCGCCTCGGTGCCCGAGATCCTCGTCCGGGAGGTGCTCGAGTACCTCGCCGCCCGCGGCTACGAGGACGTCCAGCCGGTCGTCGCGGCCGAGGAGTCCCTCCTCTTCGCCCTCCCGATAGAGCTGCGTCGCGACCTGAAGGCCGCCGGCCTCAGCGACAAGATGAAGCACGACGCCGGCTCGCTCGCTGACGCCGGCCAGCTGCACTGA
- a CDS encoding IclR family transcriptional regulator, producing the protein MGNATGAVRALDVLELLGRRGEPLPATTLARELGLPRSTVYHLLTVLTERGYVTHLAEERRYGLGVAAYELGSAYQRQAPLQRIARSILDRLADRTGHNAHLAVLHGRDVLYVIEQRAPSGPVLVTDVGVRLPATITATGLAMLAALPQAQVRALFPDAASIVQRDGRGPAGPSALARELRATRARGHALEEDLVTPGLRSVAHAVLDRSGHPVAAVAVTYSTPVDDEGALVAAVGEAADELARRLRGQARR; encoded by the coding sequence ATGGGCAACGCGACCGGTGCGGTGAGGGCGCTCGACGTCCTCGAGCTCCTCGGCCGACGCGGGGAGCCGCTCCCCGCCACCACCCTCGCGCGCGAGCTCGGCCTCCCGCGATCCACCGTCTACCACCTGCTCACGGTGCTCACCGAGCGCGGTTACGTCACGCATCTCGCGGAGGAGCGCCGCTACGGTCTCGGCGTCGCCGCGTACGAGCTCGGCTCGGCCTACCAGCGGCAGGCGCCGCTGCAGCGCATCGCCCGCTCGATCCTCGACCGTCTGGCCGACCGGACCGGCCACAACGCCCACCTCGCGGTGCTCCACGGCCGTGACGTCCTCTACGTCATCGAGCAGCGCGCGCCCTCCGGGCCCGTCCTCGTCACCGACGTCGGCGTCCGTCTCCCCGCGACGATCACGGCCACCGGCCTCGCGATGCTCGCGGCCCTGCCTCAGGCGCAGGTGCGGGCGCTCTTCCCCGACGCGGCGAGCATCGTGCAGCGCGACGGACGCGGACCGGCCGGCCCCAGTGCTCTCGCCCGCGAGCTCAGGGCCACCCGGGCTCGGGGGCACGCCCTCGAGGAGGACCTCGTGACGCCGGGGCTGCGCTCGGTCGCGCACGCCGTCCTCGACCGCTCAGGTCACCCGGTCGCGGCGGTAGCCGTCACGTACAGCACGCCGGTGGACGACGAAGGGGCCCTCGTCGCGGCCGTCGGCGAGGCCGCCGACGAGCTCGCGAGACGGTTGCGGGGTCAGGCCCGCCGCTGA
- the hutU gene encoding urocanate hydratase gives MTMEGARPVRAPRGTDLTAKSWQTEAPLRMLMNNLDPEVAERPDDLVVYGGTGRAARSWEAFDAIVASLADLEPDETLLVQSGKPVGIFRTHEWAPRVLIANSNLVGDWATWPEFRKLEAEGLMMYGQMTAGSWIYIATQGILQGTFETFAAVAKKMHADGRIPEPTLAGTLTITGGCGGMGGAQPLAVTLNGGAVLVVDVDEARLQRRVSKRYLDEVAPDLDTALARLQEAKGERRALSVGLVGNAAAVFPEVLRRHQAGEITVDVVTDQTSAHDPLSYLPVEYATDEWEREAAADPEGFTKKARESMAAQVESMVGFQDEGAEVFDYGNSIRDEARHAGYGRAFEFPGFVPAYIRPLFCEGLGPFRWVALSGDPEDIAVTDAALKELFPDDEHLHHWLDAAAEHVEYEGLPARICWLGYGERHQAGMLFNELVRDGKVTAPIVIGRDHLDSGSVASPYRETEGMLDGSDAIADWPLLNALTATSSGATWVSIHHGGGVGIGRSIHAGQVGVADGTDLAAQKLERLLTNDPGMGVLRHVDAGYSRAVEVAAERGVRVPMTPRVRDDRMDA, from the coding sequence ATCACCATGGAAGGCGCTCGCCCCGTCCGTGCCCCGCGCGGCACCGACCTCACGGCCAAGAGCTGGCAGACCGAGGCCCCGCTGCGCATGCTCATGAACAACCTCGACCCCGAGGTCGCCGAGCGTCCCGACGACCTCGTCGTCTACGGCGGCACCGGCCGGGCGGCGCGCTCGTGGGAGGCCTTCGACGCGATCGTCGCCAGCCTCGCCGACCTCGAGCCGGACGAGACGCTGCTCGTGCAGTCGGGCAAGCCGGTCGGCATCTTCCGCACCCACGAGTGGGCACCCCGCGTGCTCATCGCCAACTCCAACCTCGTCGGCGACTGGGCCACCTGGCCCGAGTTCCGCAAGCTCGAGGCAGAAGGTCTCATGATGTACGGCCAGATGACGGCCGGGTCGTGGATCTACATCGCGACCCAGGGGATCCTCCAGGGGACCTTCGAGACCTTCGCCGCGGTGGCCAAGAAGATGCACGCCGACGGGCGCATCCCCGAGCCGACCCTGGCCGGCACGCTGACGATCACCGGTGGCTGCGGCGGCATGGGCGGCGCCCAGCCGCTCGCGGTGACGCTCAACGGTGGCGCCGTGCTCGTCGTCGACGTCGACGAGGCCCGCCTGCAGCGTCGGGTCTCCAAGCGCTACCTCGACGAGGTCGCCCCGGACCTCGACACGGCGCTCGCGCGCCTGCAGGAGGCGAAGGGGGAGCGCCGTGCCCTGTCGGTCGGCCTGGTCGGCAACGCTGCCGCGGTCTTCCCCGAGGTGCTGCGGCGCCACCAGGCGGGCGAGATCACCGTCGACGTCGTCACCGACCAGACGAGCGCGCACGACCCGCTGAGCTATCTCCCGGTCGAGTACGCGACGGACGAGTGGGAGCGCGAGGCCGCGGCCGACCCGGAGGGCTTCACCAAGAAGGCCCGTGAGTCGATGGCCGCGCAGGTCGAGTCGATGGTCGGGTTCCAGGACGAGGGGGCCGAGGTCTTCGACTACGGCAACTCGATCCGGGACGAGGCGCGGCACGCGGGGTACGGCCGGGCCTTCGAGTTCCCCGGCTTCGTCCCGGCGTACATCCGCCCGCTCTTCTGCGAGGGGCTCGGACCCTTCCGCTGGGTGGCGCTGTCCGGCGACCCCGAGGACATCGCGGTCACCGACGCGGCGCTCAAGGAGCTCTTCCCGGACGACGAGCACCTGCACCACTGGCTGGACGCCGCGGCCGAGCACGTCGAGTACGAGGGGCTGCCCGCGCGGATCTGCTGGCTCGGCTACGGCGAGCGCCACCAGGCCGGGATGCTCTTCAACGAGCTCGTCCGCGACGGCAAGGTCACGGCGCCCATCGTCATCGGGCGCGACCACCTCGACTCCGGCTCGGTCGCCTCGCCCTATCGGGAGACCGAGGGGATGCTCGACGGCTCCGACGCGATCGCCGACTGGCCGCTGCTCAACGCGCTCACCGCGACCTCGTCGGGTGCGACCTGGGTGTCGATCCACCACGGCGGCGGGGTCGGCATCGGTCGCTCGATCCACGCCGGGCAGGTGGGTGTCGCCGACGGGACCGACCTCGCCGCGCAGAAGCTCGAGCGGCTCCTCACCAACGACCCCGGCATGGGCGTGCTGCGGCACGTCGACGCCGGCTACTCGCGGGCGGTCGAGGTCGCCGCGGAGCGTGGGGTGCGCGTCCCGATGACGCCGCGCGTGCGGGACGACAGGATGGACGCGTGA
- the hutG gene encoding formimidoylglutamase, whose protein sequence is MTTFDWSGRDDGHGPEHQRFWRTVAPSGPADAAIVGFVSDEGVSRNGGRAGAAEGPSHLRTALASLAVHGELTVLDHGDVVVDGADLEDGQRRLGQAVEAARQHAPLTVVLGGGHETAWGSYLGLGAHPGLGVLNLDAHFDLREADRATSGTPFLQVARDRQDRGLPVRYAVVGISETGNTGALFTTARDLGAEWLLDDECQEPSTPVAFVRRFLDGLDEVYLSIDLDVLPASAAPGVSAPASLGVPPFVIQSVCDAVADSGRLVHLDVTELNPRLDVDDRTAKVAARLVHRIITRASAARGAS, encoded by the coding sequence GTGACGACCTTCGACTGGAGCGGGCGCGACGACGGGCACGGCCCCGAGCACCAGCGCTTCTGGCGGACGGTCGCGCCGTCCGGCCCCGCGGACGCGGCGATCGTCGGCTTCGTGAGCGACGAGGGCGTGAGCCGCAACGGAGGACGTGCTGGAGCGGCCGAGGGGCCGTCGCACCTGCGGACGGCGCTCGCGTCCCTCGCCGTCCACGGTGAGCTCACCGTCCTCGACCACGGCGACGTCGTCGTGGACGGGGCGGATCTCGAGGACGGTCAGCGACGACTCGGGCAGGCGGTGGAGGCAGCCCGTCAGCACGCCCCGCTGACCGTCGTGCTCGGCGGTGGTCACGAGACGGCGTGGGGCAGCTACCTGGGGCTGGGCGCGCACCCGGGGCTGGGCGTCCTCAACCTCGACGCACACTTCGACCTCCGGGAGGCCGACCGGGCGACGTCCGGCACCCCCTTCCTCCAGGTCGCGCGCGACCGGCAGGACCGCGGGCTACCCGTCCGCTACGCCGTGGTCGGCATCAGCGAGACCGGCAACACGGGGGCGCTCTTCACCACCGCGCGCGACCTTGGTGCCGAGTGGCTCCTGGATGACGAGTGCCAGGAGCCCTCGACCCCGGTCGCCTTCGTCCGGCGCTTCCTCGACGGGCTCGACGAGGTCTACCTCTCGATCGACCTCGACGTCCTGCCCGCCTCCGCAGCCCCCGGGGTGAGCGCTCCTGCGTCACTGGGAGTGCCCCCCTTCGTCATCCAGTCGGTCTGCGACGCCGTGGCCGACAGCGGCCGCCTCGTGCACCTCGACGTCACCGAGCTCAACCCGCGGCTCGACGTCGACGACCGGACCGCGAAGGTCGCGGCCCGGCTTGTCCACCGGATCATCACCCGGGCGAGCGCCGCGAGGGGGGCCTCATGA
- the hutI gene encoding imidazolonepropionase: MSATLVSGIGELVTCDGTGEGGAGACAGHALVIEGDRVAWVGPEAGAPAADRVVDVEGRCVLPAFVDSHAHLVFAGDRSAEFAARMSGLAYDGGGIATTVAATAAATDDALRGLVAARVAEMRSQGTGTVEIKSGYGLDAEQEARALRIAREVTDETTYLGAHVVPPAFADDRAGYLDLVTGEMLAACAPFARWVDVFCEPASAHAFDGEESRRVLEAGRAAGLGLRVHGNQLDHGPGVQLACELEAASVDHCTYLSGADVEALVGAAATTTATLLPGVEFSTRSPYPDARALLDAGASIALATDCNPGTCYSTSMPFVIALAVREMGLTPSEAVVAATAGGARALRRDDIGRLVVGSRADLAVLEAPSHTHLAYRPGVPLARRLDLP; encoded by the coding sequence ATGAGCGCCACCCTCGTCAGCGGCATCGGCGAGCTCGTCACCTGCGACGGCACGGGCGAAGGGGGAGCGGGCGCCTGCGCCGGTCACGCGCTCGTCATCGAGGGTGACCGGGTCGCGTGGGTCGGTCCCGAGGCCGGGGCGCCGGCTGCCGACCGCGTCGTCGACGTCGAGGGCCGGTGCGTCCTCCCCGCCTTCGTGGACAGCCACGCCCACCTCGTCTTCGCCGGCGACCGGTCGGCGGAGTTCGCCGCCCGGATGAGTGGGCTGGCCTACGACGGCGGCGGGATCGCGACCACTGTGGCGGCGACCGCGGCGGCGACCGACGACGCGCTGCGCGGTCTCGTCGCCGCGCGCGTCGCCGAGATGCGGTCACAGGGGACCGGCACGGTCGAGATCAAGTCCGGTTACGGGCTGGACGCCGAGCAGGAGGCCCGCGCCCTGCGCATCGCGCGCGAGGTGACCGACGAGACGACCTACCTCGGTGCGCACGTCGTGCCCCCCGCCTTCGCCGACGACCGGGCCGGGTACCTCGACCTCGTGACCGGCGAGATGCTCGCCGCGTGCGCCCCCTTCGCCCGCTGGGTCGACGTCTTCTGCGAGCCGGCCTCGGCCCACGCCTTCGACGGCGAGGAGTCGCGCCGCGTGCTCGAGGCCGGTCGCGCTGCGGGGCTCGGGCTGCGGGTCCACGGCAACCAGCTCGACCACGGCCCCGGGGTGCAGCTCGCCTGCGAGCTCGAGGCCGCCAGCGTCGACCACTGCACCTACCTCTCCGGCGCGGACGTCGAGGCTCTCGTGGGCGCCGCGGCGACGACGACCGCGACGCTGCTGCCGGGCGTGGAGTTCTCGACCCGCTCGCCGTACCCGGACGCCCGGGCGCTCCTCGACGCCGGCGCGAGCATCGCGCTCGCGACGGACTGCAACCCGGGCACCTGCTACTCGACGTCCATGCCCTTCGTCATCGCCCTCGCGGTCCGTGAGATGGGGCTGACTCCCTCAGAAGCCGTGGTGGCCGCGACCGCCGGTGGGGCGCGGGCGCTGCGTCGAGACGACATCGGCCGGCTCGTCGTCGGGTCGCGCGCGGACCTCGCAGTGCTCGAGGCCCCGAGCCACACGCACCTGGCGTACCGGCCGGGGGTGCCGCTCGCCCGCCGGCTCGACCTGCCGTGA
- a CDS encoding DNA recombination protein RmuC produces MEMLFVGLLIGLVVGALLAWSWARAAAASAGAATAAELAGTRAERDGLRERVVDLEAAVSDDAQTAAALTPLQAALRRVEAQVETLERDRVDQFATVREALGRVEESTSLVGRETASLAGSLRVSSVRGSWGEVQLRRVLEVAGLMARCDFDDQVSAVTREGVAVRPDVVVALPGGKVLVIDAKAPMSDWLAAQAEGLAPPEQAAALDRHAAALRRHVQSLESKEYWTAFDVTPEMVVCFVPTDATLAAALAKNPGLHEEAMRRKVVLASPSTLLALLRTVAFTWQQDSLTRSAQELLALGTELHARLGTLGGHVTKMGDSLRRSVESYNAMVGTLETRVLVSARRFTDLGIAQDELSRLAPTDAGPRVLTAPELLDAVTAEDGRPEIDLDGLRSDETAPVDPARRHAG; encoded by the coding sequence ATGGAGATGCTCTTCGTGGGACTGCTCATCGGGCTCGTCGTGGGTGCGCTGCTCGCCTGGTCGTGGGCCCGGGCTGCGGCCGCCTCGGCGGGGGCAGCCACGGCCGCCGAGCTCGCCGGGACCCGGGCAGAGCGGGACGGGCTGCGTGAGCGCGTGGTCGACCTGGAGGCGGCGGTGAGCGACGACGCCCAGACCGCGGCGGCGCTGACGCCGCTGCAGGCAGCGCTGCGTCGCGTCGAGGCCCAGGTCGAGACGCTGGAGCGCGACCGGGTCGACCAGTTCGCGACGGTCCGTGAGGCACTCGGCCGGGTCGAGGAGTCCACGTCCCTGGTGGGGCGCGAGACGGCCTCGTTGGCCGGGTCCCTGCGGGTGTCCTCGGTCCGGGGGAGCTGGGGTGAGGTCCAGTTGCGCCGGGTCCTCGAGGTGGCCGGGCTGATGGCGCGGTGCGACTTCGACGACCAGGTGAGCGCGGTGACGCGCGAAGGGGTGGCCGTACGGCCCGACGTCGTCGTCGCCCTCCCCGGTGGCAAGGTCCTCGTCATCGACGCCAAGGCGCCGATGAGCGACTGGCTCGCCGCGCAGGCGGAGGGCCTCGCCCCGCCGGAGCAGGCCGCAGCGCTCGACCGTCATGCCGCGGCCCTGCGCCGGCACGTCCAGAGCCTGGAGTCCAAGGAGTACTGGACCGCCTTCGACGTCACCCCCGAGATGGTCGTCTGCTTCGTCCCGACGGACGCGACGCTCGCGGCCGCCCTGGCGAAGAACCCTGGCCTGCACGAGGAGGCGATGCGGCGCAAGGTCGTGCTGGCATCGCCCAGCACGCTGCTCGCGCTGCTCCGCACGGTCGCCTTCACCTGGCAGCAGGACTCGCTGACCCGCAGCGCGCAGGAGCTGCTCGCCCTCGGGACCGAGCTGCACGCCCGGCTCGGCACGCTCGGCGGTCACGTGACGAAGATGGGCGACTCGCTCCGGCGCAGCGTCGAGAGCTACAACGCCATGGTCGGCACGCTCGAGACCCGCGTCCTCGTGAGCGCGCGGCGCTTCACCGACCTCGGGATCGCGCAGGACGAGCTGTCGCGGCTCGCACCGACAGATGCCGGGCCCCGGGTGCTCACCGCGCCCGAGCTGCTCGACGCGGTGACGGCCGAGGACGGACGGCCCGAGATCGACCTCGACGGACTCCGGTCAGACGAGACCGCCCCGGTGGACCCCGCGCGTCGCCACGCAGGCTGA
- a CDS encoding NUDIX domain-containing protein: MARLERTEHEVKDEVQGPEGDQGPDLASEKGRRAFIRVLNSRLPKKRVIAQGVLRTEDDEVLLCELVYKKDWDLPGGVVDPGESPAACVVREVKEELGLDVTVQGLLAVNWLPPYRGWDDALLVLFDLGVVDRSFTDAAVFQRREIKGVHWSGVEVIAERVAPYTTRMLAEVALGRVEGTMYLENSDVTS, translated from the coding sequence ATGGCACGGCTGGAGCGCACGGAGCACGAGGTCAAGGACGAGGTCCAGGGGCCCGAGGGCGACCAGGGGCCCGATCTCGCCTCCGAGAAGGGTCGCCGGGCCTTCATCCGCGTCCTCAACTCGCGTCTGCCGAAGAAGCGCGTCATCGCCCAGGGCGTCCTGCGGACCGAGGACGACGAGGTGCTCCTCTGCGAGCTCGTCTACAAGAAGGACTGGGACCTGCCCGGCGGCGTCGTCGACCCGGGGGAGTCGCCGGCCGCCTGCGTCGTGCGCGAGGTCAAGGAGGAGCTCGGTCTCGACGTCACCGTCCAGGGACTGCTCGCCGTCAACTGGCTCCCGCCCTACCGCGGCTGGGACGACGCGCTGCTCGTGCTCTTCGACCTCGGGGTGGTGGACCGCTCCTTCACGGATGCCGCGGTCTTCCAGAGGCGCGAGATCAAGGGCGTCCACTGGTCCGGCGTCGAGGTGATCGCCGAGCGTGTCGCGCCGTACACCACGCGGATGCTCGCCGAGGTCGCGCTCGGGCGGGTCGAGGGCACCATGTACCTCGAGAACTCCGACGTGACCTCGTGA
- the ychF gene encoding redox-regulated ATPase YchF: MALSIGIVGLPNVGKSTMFNALTKNNVLAANYPFATIEPNVGVVPLPDPRLAKLAEIFGSARILPATVSFTDIAGIVRGASEGEGLGNKFLANIRESDAICQVVRAFVDDDVTHVDGKVAPASDMETINTELILADLQTLESAVPRLEKEVKGKKTDKAVLDTALAARGVLEAGDTLFAKGAAAGVDMELARQLGLLTTKPFLYVFNVDEDQLTDEAFQAEMQALVEPAEAIFLNAKLESEVAELDDEDARELLESVGVEEPGLDQLAHKGFHTLGLQTYLTAGPKETRAWTIRVGDTAPKAAGVIHTDFERGFIKAEVVSFEDLVAAGSMAEAKAAGKVRMEGKDYVMADGDVVEFRFNV, encoded by the coding sequence GTGGCACTCTCCATCGGAATCGTCGGTCTCCCCAACGTCGGCAAGTCGACGATGTTCAACGCGCTGACGAAGAACAACGTCCTGGCCGCGAACTACCCCTTCGCGACCATCGAGCCCAACGTCGGCGTGGTCCCGCTGCCCGACCCGCGGCTCGCGAAGCTCGCCGAGATCTTCGGCAGCGCGCGCATCCTCCCGGCGACGGTGTCCTTCACCGACATCGCCGGCATCGTGCGTGGCGCGAGCGAGGGGGAGGGGCTGGGCAACAAGTTCCTCGCGAACATCCGCGAGTCCGACGCGATCTGCCAGGTGGTCCGCGCCTTCGTCGACGACGACGTGACGCACGTCGACGGCAAGGTCGCCCCGGCCTCCGACATGGAGACGATCAACACCGAGCTGATCCTCGCCGACCTCCAGACGCTCGAGAGCGCGGTGCCGCGGCTCGAGAAGGAGGTCAAGGGCAAGAAGACCGACAAGGCCGTGCTCGACACCGCCCTCGCGGCGCGCGGCGTCCTCGAGGCCGGCGACACCCTCTTCGCGAAGGGCGCTGCCGCCGGTGTCGACATGGAGCTTGCCCGCCAGCTCGGCCTGCTCACGACCAAGCCTTTCCTCTACGTCTTCAACGTCGACGAGGACCAGCTGACCGACGAGGCGTTCCAGGCCGAGATGCAGGCGCTCGTCGAGCCGGCCGAGGCGATCTTCCTCAACGCGAAGCTCGAGTCCGAGGTCGCGGAGCTCGACGACGAGGACGCGCGCGAGCTGCTTGAGTCCGTCGGCGTCGAGGAGCCGGGACTGGACCAGCTGGCGCACAAGGGGTTCCACACCCTCGGGCTGCAGACCTACCTCACCGCCGGGCCCAAGGAGACGCGTGCCTGGACGATCCGCGTCGGCGACACCGCGCCCAAGGCGGCGGGCGTCATCCACACCGACTTCGAGCGGGGCTTCATCAAGGCCGAGGTGGTCTCCTTCGAGGACCTCGTCGCCGCCGGGTCGATGGCGGAGGCGAAGGCTGCCGGCAAGGTCCGCATGGAGGGCAAGGACTACGTCATGGCCGACGGGGACGTCGTGGAGTTCCGCTTCAACGTCTGA
- a CDS encoding DNA methyltransferase — MTARSPLDPVLTVSHREFVASRPHGADEDVHMTPTVVDHVLERCTAPHEVVLDPFAGFGTTLTRAVALGRRTLGVELLPERVEHIRSQVPAASVVEGDARDLLRFLSDPLPADPRGSVDLVLTSPPYMTATHHDADPLTAYEEEGGSYPRYLRELGLVASQCAELVRPGGFVVWNVADIRHRGSTTRLIDDCNEVLSAHLTPIGITTIEWDVLPHDLVADALLVFRR; from the coding sequence GTGACGGCGCGCTCTCCCCTCGACCCGGTCCTCACCGTCTCTCACCGGGAGTTCGTGGCCTCCCGACCGCACGGCGCCGACGAGGACGTACACATGACCCCGACGGTCGTCGACCACGTCCTCGAGCGCTGCACAGCCCCGCACGAGGTCGTCCTCGACCCCTTCGCCGGGTTCGGCACGACGCTGACCCGTGCGGTCGCGCTGGGTCGGCGGACACTGGGCGTCGAGCTGCTCCCCGAGCGGGTCGAGCACATCCGCAGTCAGGTACCGGCCGCGTCCGTCGTCGAGGGCGACGCGCGAGACCTCCTGCGGTTCCTGTCCGACCCCCTGCCTGCCGACCCCAGAGGGAGCGTCGACCTCGTCCTCACCTCACCGCCGTACATGACCGCGACGCACCATGACGCGGACCCGCTCACCGCCTACGAGGAAGAGGGCGGCAGCTACCCGCGCTACCTGCGCGAGCTCGGTCTCGTCGCCTCGCAGTGCGCCGAGCTCGTCAGACCCGGAGGGTTCGTCGTGTGGAACGTCGCCGACATCCGCCACAGGGGCTCCACCACGCGTTTGATCGATGACTGCAACGAGGTGCTGTCGGCGCACCTGACGCCGATCGGGATCACGACGATCGAGTGGGACGTGCTCCCTCATGACCTCGTCGCCGACGCCCTGCTCGTCTTCCGACGCTGA
- a CDS encoding NAD(P)-dependent oxidoreductase: MRITIVGGSKGRGARLAEAARDAGHEVTTLSRSGDGPSGVTNLPGDATDPTSVRDALSGADAVVVTVGGAKGVRHHRSAVTHAVVEAMRAEGVRRLVVQSSLGAGDSGSQMPLPLRVVMKALLARPLADHDRQESIVRDSGRLQLRDLACLVMHRLRIVPA; encoded by the coding sequence ATGAGGATCACCATCGTCGGTGGGTCGAAGGGCAGGGGCGCGCGCCTGGCCGAGGCGGCGCGCGACGCCGGTCACGAGGTGACGACCCTCTCGCGGAGCGGGGACGGCCCGAGCGGCGTCACGAACCTCCCCGGCGACGCGACCGACCCCACGAGCGTCCGTGACGCGTTGTCCGGGGCCGACGCCGTCGTCGTCACCGTCGGCGGCGCGAAGGGGGTCCGCCACCACCGGAGCGCGGTCACCCACGCGGTCGTCGAGGCGATGCGGGCCGAAGGGGTGCGCCGCCTCGTCGTGCAGTCCTCCCTGGGAGCCGGCGACTCCGGTTCTCAGATGCCCCTCCCCCTTCGGGTCGTCATGAAGGCTCTGCTGGCGCGGCCGCTCGCCGACCACGACCGACAGGAGTCGATCGTCCGGGACTCCGGGCGTCTGCAGCTGAGGGACCTGGCTTGCCTCGTGATGCACCGCTTGAGAATCGTGCCGGCGTGA
- a CDS encoding class I SAM-dependent methyltransferase, whose amino-acid sequence MDPVDELIWDEAPRQTRAVAVIDAPALVDRALTLTDDVRVWCDDWRDARQVDPGLRSTPDDLAGVDLVLGRLPKALAALDEQASAVQGDPDVAYIGGGRVKHMNRSMNETLRRHFTEVSASLGRRKSRVLHARGAKGEPSAWPRIRQDSALGLVIAAHGATFGGTRVDRGTQLLLGHLEVEGRDVLDLGCGNGVIAAVLARSGHEVRARDVSWSAVAATRATAAANGLEVDVTWGDGLTGYPDASLDAIVTNPPFHQGFAKESEDTLAMFTDAARVLRPGGQLWCVFNSHLPWRRELEARLGRTVLVSQDPRFTVTVTTRG is encoded by the coding sequence GTGGACCCTGTCGACGAGCTCATCTGGGACGAGGCGCCGAGGCAGACCCGCGCGGTCGCCGTCATCGACGCCCCGGCGCTGGTCGACCGCGCGCTCACCCTGACCGACGACGTCCGGGTCTGGTGCGACGACTGGCGAGACGCGCGGCAGGTCGACCCCGGGCTGCGGTCGACCCCGGATGATCTCGCCGGGGTGGACCTCGTCCTCGGCAGGCTGCCCAAGGCGCTCGCCGCGCTCGACGAGCAGGCCTCAGCCGTCCAGGGCGACCCCGACGTCGCCTACATCGGCGGCGGCCGGGTCAAGCACATGAACCGGTCGATGAACGAGACGCTGCGGCGGCACTTCACCGAGGTCTCCGCCAGCCTCGGTCGGCGGAAGTCCCGGGTCCTGCACGCGCGAGGTGCGAAGGGGGAGCCCTCGGCGTGGCCGAGGATCCGGCAGGACAGCGCGCTGGGCCTCGTCATCGCCGCGCACGGGGCAACCTTCGGTGGGACCAGGGTCGACCGGGGCACGCAGCTCCTCCTCGGGCACCTCGAGGTCGAGGGGCGCGACGTCCTCGACCTCGGCTGCGGCAACGGTGTCATCGCCGCGGTGCTGGCCAGGTCAGGGCACGAGGTCCGGGCACGAGACGTCTCGTGGTCCGCGGTCGCCGCGACCCGGGCCACAGCGGCGGCGAACGGTCTCGAGGTCGATGTCACCTGGGGCGACGGGCTCACCGGATACCCCGACGCCAGCCTCGACGCGATCGTCACCAACCCGCCCTTCCACCAGGGCTTCGCCAAGGAGTCCGAGGACACGCTCGCGATGTTCACCGACGCGGCCCGGGTGCTCCGTCCCGGCGGGCAGCTGTGGTGCGTCTTCAACTCCCACCTGCCCTGGCGGCGCGAGCTCGAGGCGCGACTCGGCCGGACCGTCCTGGTGTCCCAGGACCCCCGCTTCACGGTCACCGTGACCACGCGCGGCTGA